The genomic interval CCAATACGATTTGATGTCACCAGGTCCAGGAATGTGCCAGAGCGACACGGCGTAGCATACCGTGCCAGGAGGCCCTTGAGTCCAACTCAACGGCGGCGAGTCGCCTGCGCCATCACAAGTGAAATCCGGCGGCAGAACTCCGCCATTGTCAAACGCAGGACTGGAAACGATCAGAGACGCTTTCGGCTTGGTCGAATCGTCCTGAACTCGCTCCGGTTCGTCGGACGCAACAGCGGAAATCTGCAAGAACGCTATACCGCCACGTCGCTGATACGACTCGCTTCGTAACGATTCTCCCGGAGGTTGAAACTGAAAATCAACGCGTCCACCATCGTGAGTGGTGTATTCAATCGTGCCCTTTTGATTGGCCAGTTCGTAGGTCAACCGAAACTGATTGCCGTCACGATGAAAGTCCGTGATGGCGGCGCCGCGTAAAGGATTTCCTGGCGGACGAGCTGGCGAGTCTCTCGGCTGAGGATCAATTTGTCCGTCGCGGACGTTCACAACACCACGCAAACCGCCGTTGATATAGGGATAGGTTTTCGTGGCGTGGTAGTGATATTTCCCCTGCTCGTCGAACTGTCCATTGAACTCATCCAGCTCGCCCGCGTCAGAGCTTTCGTGATCGAGGTACCCGTAGAGCGGGAAGCCATCCAAGGCAAATGCGATCGGGTTGCCTTTGCCGGCGACTGCTTCTAAGTGCACTGGCGCGATGTGATAGTGATAGTCGTCACCGCGACCGCAATGCCCTCCCCAGTTGTCCAGTTCACCAGCCAGAAAGGCGTCTTCTCCGCGATTGTTCAAAGCGTTGAAGATCGGCACGCCGTTGACAGCGATTGCGATCGCACCACGAAACAAGTTCGTGCGGGCAGAGATCGGCCGCTCAGCTAACTTCGGTTTCAACGGGATTCGCCACGCATTTTGCCCGGTGTATGGCTGAGGCAGTGGAACTTGTTGTTGCCAAGACCGGATCCCGGTCATCATGCCATGGCGGGGCAGCCCGTTCGATTCGATCCACAGGTATTGATCATCCCTGCGGACGCGGACTAGATGCTGAAAGGAACTGAACGCGGACTCGGGAAACTCATGGCTGCCTGCGGCATGGTCCGGCGCGAAGTTATTGATATGGGCGCCGTCATGCACATCGTCATGCGCAGTCACGATTCCCGCGAGCAGCACCCAAGCAACGACTGTGAACGACAATGGGCGATCTGAAATCATCGAATCGACACCTCATGAATTAGCAGACAGCAAAAGCTGCAAAAAAGACTGACCCATCCACCGCACCAGTAATGGGATTCGTCAGAATTCCCATCCGCCGCACCAGTAGTGGGATTCGCCAGAATTCCCATCCGCCGGATTTCTGGTGACCTACACGACGCCAACCATTGATCATGGCGTTTCTGCAACGTTGCTGAAACAGCATTCCAGAACATGAAACGCATCACGTTTCCATCATCCACATGAGTTCTTCACGCTAAGTAAAGTTCCTCAATCGAGTGTGGCGGGATTGACGGTGGAGTTGCTTGATTCCCACTTCACGATTGAGGATTGATCATGATGACGTCCGAAGCTGGCAAAGCCGATCGGCTCTCACGGCAGAATCGATACCCCGTTGACCGGTTTTCGATCAACCTCGGGATGCCGACGGCGGTGAATCGATCGGAAACACGCTCTGTATTGATTTCCAACAGGTCCCGGTTGGCTTTTGGATCTGTTTCCGCGAGCAAATCGCTGCTTTTAACGACTGGCTCAGGCGAGGCCAAGACATTGGCACACTTGTTGCACTTGGGAACGCTCATGCTCGATGAACTTACACGAGCCGTTACCACATAATGAGGAGAGAGAGATGAAGATCTTGGCCACAGTTACAATGGCTTTGTTGACGTTTGCGATGATCGGGTGCGATGAGTCGATGCTGGATGAACAAGCGGACTCCATTCGTGACACGACACAGGAACAGGCGGAAGACATTCGTGACACATCACAGAATGCAGCAGAGGCCACTCGTGAGGCGTCACAGAATGCGGCAGAAAACCTTCGAGATCGTGCGGACAACGCTTCCGAGTCCGTCCAAGACGCGGTAGAAAACAAGGCAGACGCGATCGAGTCGAGGGGCGAATCCAAAGCTGATGCGCTCGAAACCCAAGGCGAAAACAAGGCCGACGCGGTCGAAGACCTTGGGGAAGAGAAAGCTGATGCGGTAGAAGAACTCGATGACAAATAATACTGTCGCAGACATTCCTCCCAAAAGTACAACACGGCTGACGATCCTCGCGATCGTGGCCGTGTTGGTCATTTTGGGCGCCGTCGTCGCCTGGGTGCTGCTAAAGCCAATAGATCATCTCGCATCGGGAAAAAAGGACGACACGATCATCATCGACTGCGACTTTGACAAGTTCCGGCAGATCATGGTCAGAAAGAACGCAACAGCGGCAATCCTTGGCCAGTCCGGAATGAGGTTGATCAGCGATCGTCTGCAAGACGTGCAGGTGGACTTGAGCAAGGACGATCGGCCGATCCTCAATGCGATTCGCGGCAGGTCAAAATCGGACGTCAATGCGATCAAGCATCTCACCGTGAGCCTGAACGATCCTACGCTGCACGCGGACGAATTGCAGTTACGTCAAGTTGCTGAAATTGAGCCGGGTCTGATGTACGTTCGAACTTCATCGTTACGCGAAGCGGGCAGGTTGCTGAACTACGAGACCACCTTGACGGCCAAACCGAGTGGCGAAAAAACGGAAGTTCAGTTGTCAGTAGAGTTAACGGTCAACACGTCGGTCCCGAAACTTTTTGTCAGTCATGCGGAACGAGAGGTGCAGCGAGCAGCTGATGATGCGGTCGCAGGTCAAGCGAAATCAATCCGAGATTTTGTCACACAATACGCAGACCAACGATTGATCTTGCCTGAATTTCGGGGAGTGAAGTAGCGAATCCGCCGTCCTGGATTTCGCGGGAACTCTTTCGCGGGGGAATCTTGGCGAATGGTGGGACGAGCTGGGAGGAATGCCGGCGAATTCCAGTACGAGGGTTTGGTCTTTAGTCTCTGGGGATGTCGTACTCGGTGAGTTTCCGGTAGGCGGTCGCCCTACTAATCCCCAGCAACTTCGCCGCTTCGGGGACGCTGCCTTCAGTGCGTGCGAGCGCTTTGCGGATCAGTCGGCGTTCCCACTCATCGATT from Stieleria varia carries:
- a CDS encoding YHYH protein, with product MISDRPLSFTVVAWVLLAGIVTAHDDVHDGAHINNFAPDHAAGSHEFPESAFSSFQHLVRVRRDDQYLWIESNGLPRHGMMTGIRSWQQQVPLPQPYTGQNAWRIPLKPKLAERPISARTNLFRGAIAIAVNGVPIFNALNNRGEDAFLAGELDNWGGHCGRGDDYHYHIAPVHLEAVAGKGNPIAFALDGFPLYGYLDHESSDAGELDEFNGQFDEQGKYHYHATKTYPYINGGLRGVVNVRDGQIDPQPRDSPARPPGNPLRGAAITDFHRDGNQFRLTYELANQKGTIEYTTHDGGRVDFQFQPPGESLRSESYQRRGGIAFLQISAVASDEPERVQDDSTKPKASLIVSSPAFDNGGVLPPDFTCDGAGDSPPLSWTQGPPGTVCYAVSLWHIPGPGDIKSYWLIYDIPATVTELSRNAVDVGVMGLNDKGQAKYDPMCSRGPGEKTYNATVYALSEKPEWNTTQVTRAELLSRIAGITIAEGTLSFRYSRSSISDWRWLALGLATVVVVTWLGFRWHRRSRITTGS